ACCGCGCCTCGGACCAGAACTGGGCCGACAGCGTGGCCGGCGACATGGAGCGCCACTACTCTCCGGGCCGTACCTGGGAGGCGCTGGCGCGCACCGCCCTGCCGTTGCTGGAAACCGGCGACGTGCTGGACATCGCCTCCGGTGACGGCGTGCTGGCCGAACTGGTCGCCCCCCACGCCAAGCGCTACATCTGCATCGATACCAGCGCGCGCGTGGTCGCGGCCGCCAGCGAGCGCCTGCGCCGGCTGCCCAATGTGGAGGTGCGCGAGGGCGACATGCATGCCCTGCCGTTCAAGGACGGCAGCTTCGACCTGGTGGTGCTGATGCACGCGCTGACCTACGCCAGCAAACCGGCACAGGCGGTGACCGAAGCCGCACGCGTACTGCGCCCGGGCGGTCGCCTGCTGCTGTGCAGCCTGGCCCGCCACGAGCACAAGGCGGCGGTGGAGGCCTATGGCCACGTCAACCTCGGCTTCAGCGACAAGGAGCTGCGCAAGTTCGTCGACAAGGCCGGCCTGCAGGTATCCAGCCTGGAGACGGTCACCCGCGAAAAGCGTCCGCCGCACTTCGAAGTGATTTCGCTGATCGCCAACAAGCCCTGAGCCCGAGACCGCCATGCCTGCCCTGCCCTGGTTGCATCCTGATCGTGCCAATGCCCTGCTCGACGCCCTGCGCGAGCGGATCCTGATCATCGACGGTGCGATGGGCACCATGATCCAGCGCCATGGCCTGCAGGAAGGCGACTACCGCGGCGAGCGTTTCGCCGGTGG
This portion of the Stenotrophomonas sp. WZN-1 genome encodes:
- a CDS encoding metalloregulator ArsR/SmtB family transcription factor codes for the protein MDLEDWSTRLKVFADATRVRLLALLEQEELTVAELSAITRLAQPRVSTHLARLKEAGLVRDRRAGVSAYYRFDEAQLDPAQRALWHALSNGSDDPLLRQDAERVAAVLAHRASDQNWADSVAGDMERHYSPGRTWEALARTALPLLETGDVLDIASGDGVLAELVAPHAKRYICIDTSARVVAAASERLRRLPNVEVREGDMHALPFKDGSFDLVVLMHALTYASKPAQAVTEAARVLRPGGRLLLCSLARHEHKAAVEAYGHVNLGFSDKELRKFVDKAGLQVSSLETVTREKRPPHFEVISLIANKP